The stretch of DNA CGTTCGAGCAACGCCTTTTCACACGTCTGAGGCAGAACCATCATCGAACCATTACTCCTCACTCGGAGGAGTGAGCGGGCCGGCCCACTCGCCCTTCGTCAGGCCGACTTCCTGCGAAGCTCCATCAGGCCACTGGAAATACCCCACCTCATCCACATAGAGGATCAGCGGATCCATGTCCTCTCCCAACCCACGCCACCAATACCACCCGGCCTTGGCCGGTTTGTCGCTTGTCCATCCTAAACTCGTCATGATCCTCCTATAAATTGTGAAGCGTCTCTCGTCAGGGAAAAGAACGTATGGCCAGTGGCGTATAGCCGTAGGGCTGGACGAAACTATTCTCACAACTCCGGCGATAGGTTATCCGCGCCGGCGACTGTCCCATTCGGTAGCGGCTATGTGTTATAGCCTATAGGCTCCTCAGGAGACGCACCCTACCATGGTCCGATTACCAATAGAAGAGGCGATCCCGGCTCTCCGCCAAAGCCTGGCAGCCGGCCGCGCGGCACTATTAACGGCGCAGCCAGGCGCGGGGAAAACCACCGGTGTTCCGCTGGCCCTGCTGCACGAACCCTGGCTGACAGAACAGAAACTGGTACTACTCGAACCTCGGCGACTGGCGGCGCGCGCGGCCGCATCCTATATGGCTGCCACGCTAGGAGAACCCGTCGGCAAGACGATCGGATACCGCATTCGTCACGACAGCAAGATCGGACCGGATACCCGGATCGAAGTCGTCACCGAAGGCATCCTGACCAGGCTCCTGCAGCACGACCCGTCACTCGCCGGATACGGCCTCGTCATCTTCGACGAATTTCATGAACGCAGCCTGCAAGCGGATCTTGGCTTGGCCTTCGTGAAGGAATCACAACGCCTCTTCAGACCGGACCTTCGCGTACTCGTCATGTCGGCCACACTCGACTGCGCGGCAGTGACGCGCCTGCTGCAGGATGCAGACACCATCTCTTGCGAAGGCCGCCTCTTCCCCGTCACCACGCAGTATCTCGACCAGCCGATCGAAGGGCATCTGGAACCGGCGGTGGTCCGGAGCATTCGCCAGGCCCTCGCGCGTGATACAGGCAGTCTGCTGGTGTTTCTCCCCGGCATGGCGGAGATCCGGCGCGTCGAACGACAACTGCTCGCCGCCTCGCTCGGCCCGGATATGCTCATCGCGCCACTCCATGGAGAACTCCCGCAGCATGAGCAGGAACAAGCTATTCTTCCCGCACCCGAAGGGCGACGAAAGATTGTGCTCGCGACCTCCATCGCCGAGACCAGTTTGACTATCGAGGGGGTGCGGGTCGTGATCGATGCGGGACTGATGCGGGTGCCGCGCTTCGATCCCCGCTCAGGGCTCACCAGACTCGAGACTATTCGCGTGACCCAGGATGCGGCGGATCAACGGCGCGGCCGCGCAGGTCGACTGGAACCGGGAACATGTTATCGTCTCTGGACAACAGCCGAACAGCAAGCGCTATTGCCACGCCGCCCGCCGGAAATCCTGGAGGCAGACCTGGCACCACTGGCGCTGGATCTCGCAGAATGGGGCGTCGTGGAAACGAGCGAACTGTCTTGGCTCGACCCGCCCCCGGCAGGCGCCTTCGCCCAGGCCCGTGCTCTGCTGCGGCAACTCGGGGCGCTCAATGCGCAAGGAGCCCTCACCGCCCATGGTCGCAGACTCGCTCACGTCACGGTCCATCCACGATTGGCCCACATGATCGTGACCGCCGTGCCTCTCGGCCTGGCTGCTCACGCCTGTGACCTGGCGGCGCTGCTGAGTGAACGCGACATTCTCCAAGGCGGACCGGGCTGGCGACATGCCGATCTGCGTATCAGAGTCGAAGCCTTACGAGGCGTCAGGGAACATCTTGCCGGAGCGACCGTCAATCGGACCGGATACGAACGGGTGCGACGCGCCGCCGAACAATGGCGCCGCCAGCTGCAACTGGCAGGCGCTTCCGGTGACGGCACCGAACACACCGGCACGCTACTGGCCTTGGCCTACCCGGATCGCATTGCGCAACGCATCACGGGCAGCGAGGGACGTTATCGTTTAGCCAACGGCCGAGGTGCGGCATTTCAAACCGTACAGGGACTCTCTCAAGACGAGTATCTGGTGGTGGCTCAGCTCGACGGCACCGGCGATTGGGCGCGTATTCTCTTGGCCGCGCCGGTTGGCTTGGCAGATCTGCAGCAGCATTGCGCGGAGCAGATCCAAGCCGTCGACCTGTTGGAATGGGATGACCGGTCGGAGTCCGTTCGCGCCAGACGGCAGCGCCGATTGGGACAACTCATCCTCGATGATCGGGCCACCCACGACCCGGACCCGACTCAAGTCGCCGCCGCGCTGCTCTTCGGCATCCGGAAGGCAGGCCTCGCCTGTCTGCCCTGGACCAACGAGCTGCAACAGTGGCGCGCACGCGTCGGGTTTCTTCATCGCATCGACCCCACCTGGCCTGATCTGTCGGATGCCGCGCTCGAAAAACACCTCGAAGCCTGGCTGGGGCCATTCGTCAGCGGCCTCACGAGCCTGGCGCAGGTCCGCCGCCTCGACCTTCAGCCGCCACTCGAAAGCCTGCTCACCTGGCAACAGCGACAGGAACTGCCCAAGCTCGTGCCCACCCATCTCACCGTGCCCAGTGGCTCCCATGTGAAGCTGGATTACGACCAGCGCGAGACTCCGGTGCTGGCCGTGCGCTTGCAGGAAATGTTCGGCTGTCAGGACACGCCGCGCATCGCGGGTGGAAGGGTCCCGGTGATGGTGCATCTGCTGTCGCCGGCGGGACGGCCTGTCCAGGTCACGAAAGACTTGGCCAGCTTTTGGCGCTCGGCCTATCAAGAGGTGAAGAAGGAACTGCGCGGCCGGTATCCACGCCACCACTGGCCCGATGATCCACTCGCCGCCACCCCGACAAACCGTACGAAACGACGCACGTAGGAACAAGTCTCGCCAGGTGGATCCGACCGGCGCTTGCTAATCTACGACAATTGCCGCATTCTACGTGCACCCTGCTCCCTGCTTGCGACCGACGAGATGCCGATGGACCATTTCGCGATCATCACCGCCTTCGGACAAGACCGTCCCGGTATCGTCGCCCTGATGGCCGATAGCCTCTACCAGCTCGGCTGTAATATCGAAGACACCTGCATGACCCGCCTACGCGGCGAGTTCACCATGATGCTCATGGTGCGCCTGCCGGAGGGAATCGTGGCCGAAGATCTTGGCCGACGCCTGATGCCCTACACGACGCCGCTGGACCTTGCCGTCTTATGCAGAGCGATGCCCGACCAGGCGGCCAGCAGACAGACGGCCCTGGAAATACCGACGTTCATGTTGTCGGTCTACGGGGCCGACCATCCCGGCATCGTGGCGCGGGTGGCCCGCACCGTCGCCCAGCACCAAGGGAACATTACCGACATGAACACCCGTGTGGTCGGATCGGGAGATCGTCCCATCTATGTCATGGTCCTGGAGGTTCAGTTGCAGGAGGCCCAGCAAGCCGACCAGCTCAGACAGGCCCTGGAACAATTGAAGCCGCTGCTGGGTGTCGACCTGACCTTTCGTTTGCTCGAAAGTGTCACCTTCTGATCGTGGCTATCCGTCCGATTCTGCAGTATCCCCACCAGGCACTCAAATCCACAAACGCCGCCGCCGTCCCCTCCGATCCCGCCGTGCAAGCGGTGGTTCAAGATATGCTGGATACGCTCGCCGCATCACCCGGCGTGGCACTGGCGGCGCCCCAGATCGGACAGGCGGTGCAGGTGATCGTCGTCGATGTGTCGCGCAAGAAAGGCGAGCGAGGCCATGGGTTGGTCGTGCTGTTGAACCCGGTCATTCTCTCGCTGGAAGGGAAAAAAAGCGTGCGGGAAGGCTGCCTGAGCGTACCGGACTATACGGGAAATGTGCTGCGCTACGAAGAGGCGCTGGTGGAGGGGCTGACACCCGAGGGCCGAGTCGTCACGGTGAGTGCGTCAGGATTCGAGGCGCTCGCCTTTCAGCATGAAATGGACCATCTGAACGGCCTGCTCTTTCTCGACCGCATTGAGTCGCTCAGCACCGATCTCTTCAGACGAAAAAAATAACGCCCGACACCGACGAATCATTTTATCGGCCGCCATCCCTTAAGGCGTGCCGCAATGGCTTCATGTTGCTCCGCGGTGAGCATAGCCGACAGGGCATCACGACGAAGCCTGGCTCGACTACTGTCCTGCCGACTCGCGAGGGAATACCAGAAATACGCTTCCAGGACGTCCTGCGTCACGCCCTGCCCCTGCTCATACAACATGCCCATGTCCCGTTGCGCTAAGGCATGGCCCTGATCGGCCGCCAACTGCAGCCACCGCACCGCTTCGGCCTCATCGGTATCGCCGAGACTGCCCGTGAGCAGGGCCTGTCCCAACATCCACTGAGCATTCGCATCCCCCTGCCCGGCGAGCGCCTGCAGCTGATGTTGGGAGGACGGATCAGCCATGGCGAACGGCAGCGGACGACACAACAGCACCATCGTCGCCAGCAGCACCCATCTCCATCTCGCATGAGTCGTCACCCGCGCAGCCCGTCCGTTCACCATCGCCTCCCCTCCGCGAGAACAGTCACCCGTCCACATAGCCGTCGTACTTGCGCGTGCACCGACCAACATCCACTCCGCCGTCCCCCACATCGCATTACCGCGATGCCTCACACATCAGACACACGATGTGCATCAACATCCAACCCTCCAGCCCATGGCGACCGAGGAGCCTCGTGCTGTCCGTCCGCACGTACCGACGCTCACAGGCCTGTTCGCTTATTTACCAACAAGAGGCCGGTGATCAGAAGCGCCGGTGTGACTACCCTGCTGCCACTCAGAACATGATTCGTGTATACCCGTAAAGCCGCGGCCATCATACCATCACAGCTAGGTGACATACATAGATCCAAGCACACCTCACCCCACGCTCCACATCGAGCCTCCAAGCGATCTCCTTTTCTTTCAGCACCCGGCAGTGTACAGTCACCCCAGGCGATCCCTCCGCAACAGCTCCTACGCGTGAGTCCTATGGGCAGAACAGGTCATCCGAAATCCAGCGCGCAGGACCAGGCACAACCGTCGCGACCGGTTCCGGCTGCCAGAAATCCAGCGCGGAGCACGTCACGCCCGAAGGCAACCACCACCAAACGAGTCACACTGGATCGTCTACTGTCCAAACTAGGCATCGCCAGCCGGAGTCAGGCACAGGAATGGATCAGAGCAGGACGGGTTCGCATCAATCAACGCCTGGTACGCGCACCAAACATCTGGGTGGACTGGCCCGGCGATGTCGTCTCACTGGACGATCAACCGATCCAGCAAAGTCTCCTGCGGTTCATTCTTTTCCATAAACCCAAAGGTGTGGTCACCACACATCAAGACGAACAGGGTCGGCAGACCATTTTCGATGTGCTTCCCCCGGAGATGAAACGCCTGCATGCGGTTGGCCGGTTGGATCAAGCGACAAGCGGACTCCTCCTGCTCACGAACGACTCGACGCTCTCCAGCTTCCTGACCGATGTGACGCAGCAGGTGCCCCGCCTGTATCTGGTCACCGTGCGCGGTGAGGTCACGGACGAGACGGGTCAAGCCTTGCTCGACGGCGTACATGATCAGGGCGAGCATTTGCACTGCGCAGCCGTCACGATTCAGAAACGCTCAGGACGCGAATCCCACCTGGCCGTGACGTTGACCGAGGGCAAGAATCGCGAGATCCGGCGGCTATTCAAAGCGCTGGGACATGAAGTGACCAGGTTACGACGGATTCAATACGGCCCCTTCACACTCGGCGATCTTCAACCAGGCGCCTGGCGCGAACTCCCGATTGAAGCCGCCCGAGCGCAACTCCAATTGCCGCCGGCCGACACGACCCGAGTATCACAGGCAAAACCAGACCTGCTCCATAAGCGAACAACCTGAGTGCTCACTCACACCCCATCAGTCAGCTGAAGTCCTAGCAGGCTACGGCGCACTCCGTGAACATTGG from Nitrospira sp. encodes:
- the hrpB gene encoding ATP-dependent helicase HrpB; translated protein: MVRLPIEEAIPALRQSLAAGRAALLTAQPGAGKTTGVPLALLHEPWLTEQKLVLLEPRRLAARAAASYMAATLGEPVGKTIGYRIRHDSKIGPDTRIEVVTEGILTRLLQHDPSLAGYGLVIFDEFHERSLQADLGLAFVKESQRLFRPDLRVLVMSATLDCAAVTRLLQDADTISCEGRLFPVTTQYLDQPIEGHLEPAVVRSIRQALARDTGSLLVFLPGMAEIRRVERQLLAASLGPDMLIAPLHGELPQHEQEQAILPAPEGRRKIVLATSIAETSLTIEGVRVVIDAGLMRVPRFDPRSGLTRLETIRVTQDAADQRRGRAGRLEPGTCYRLWTTAEQQALLPRRPPEILEADLAPLALDLAEWGVVETSELSWLDPPPAGAFAQARALLRQLGALNAQGALTAHGRRLAHVTVHPRLAHMIVTAVPLGLAAHACDLAALLSERDILQGGPGWRHADLRIRVEALRGVREHLAGATVNRTGYERVRRAAEQWRRQLQLAGASGDGTEHTGTLLALAYPDRIAQRITGSEGRYRLANGRGAAFQTVQGLSQDEYLVVAQLDGTGDWARILLAAPVGLADLQQHCAEQIQAVDLLEWDDRSESVRARRQRRLGQLILDDRATHDPDPTQVAAALLFGIRKAGLACLPWTNELQQWRARVGFLHRIDPTWPDLSDAALEKHLEAWLGPFVSGLTSLAQVRRLDLQPPLESLLTWQQRQELPKLVPTHLTVPSGSHVKLDYDQRETPVLAVRLQEMFGCQDTPRIAGGRVPVMVHLLSPAGRPVQVTKDLASFWRSAYQEVKKELRGRYPRHHWPDDPLAATPTNRTKRRT
- a CDS encoding ACT domain-containing protein; this encodes MDHFAIITAFGQDRPGIVALMADSLYQLGCNIEDTCMTRLRGEFTMMLMVRLPEGIVAEDLGRRLMPYTTPLDLAVLCRAMPDQAASRQTALEIPTFMLSVYGADHPGIVARVARTVAQHQGNITDMNTRVVGSGDRPIYVMVLEVQLQEAQQADQLRQALEQLKPLLGVDLTFRLLESVTF
- the def gene encoding peptide deformylase, producing the protein MAIRPILQYPHQALKSTNAAAVPSDPAVQAVVQDMLDTLAASPGVALAAPQIGQAVQVIVVDVSRKKGERGHGLVVLLNPVILSLEGKKSVREGCLSVPDYTGNVLRYEEALVEGLTPEGRVVTVSASGFEALAFQHEMDHLNGLLFLDRIESLSTDLFRRKK
- a CDS encoding tetratricopeptide repeat protein; this encodes MVNGRAARVTTHARWRWVLLATMVLLCRPLPFAMADPSSQHQLQALAGQGDANAQWMLGQALLTGSLGDTDEAEAVRWLQLAADQGHALAQRDMGMLYEQGQGVTQDVLEAYFWYSLASRQDSSRARLRRDALSAMLTAEQHEAIAARLKGWRPIK
- a CDS encoding pseudouridine synthase; its protein translation is MGRTGHPKSSAQDQAQPSRPVPAARNPARSTSRPKATTTKRVTLDRLLSKLGIASRSQAQEWIRAGRVRINQRLVRAPNIWVDWPGDVVSLDDQPIQQSLLRFILFHKPKGVVTTHQDEQGRQTIFDVLPPEMKRLHAVGRLDQATSGLLLLTNDSTLSSFLTDVTQQVPRLYLVTVRGEVTDETGQALLDGVHDQGEHLHCAAVTIQKRSGRESHLAVTLTEGKNREIRRLFKALGHEVTRLRRIQYGPFTLGDLQPGAWRELPIEAARAQLQLPPADTTRVSQAKPDLLHKRTT